The genomic region GGAAATGAAAAAACCTACTGGCATACGAGTTGGTCGAACCCTGGTAGCCACCCACATCATATCACTATTAATGTTGGAGAGAATGCGGTCGTAGCAAAAGGTGTTTCGTATTTGACACGTCCCGATAATACCGGGGCGGCGGCAAAAATTAAGGAATTTAAGGTAGAGATTAGTATGGATAATCAGCATTGGGAAGTGGCCTATTTAGGTCGTGGGGCGCTCAACGGACGTCAGTATTTTCCTTTTGCTAACTCAAAGACTTTTAGATATTTTAGAATCGTCACAGTGAATGATTTTAAAGGTGAGAATCATGCCTCTATAGCAGAGCTCGATCTCTATTAGCAGGCGATAATAAGTTGCTCGAAAAAGCTTAAAAAAGATACTTTGAATACGAAGCCCCGTCATTGAAAAATGGCGGGGCTTCGTTTTTTTTTTTTTTCTGTTATGTGAAAGACGATTGGAAAATAATATATCTTTCTATCATGTAGCTCAGCTTTGCATCGCTTTTTGTTTGACCTGCCATGCTAACTAATCAACGTAAAGTCAATCTGTCTTTTCTCAAGATCCACTTTCTTGACTTTGATTTGGACTTCATCGCCTAGTTGATATACTTTTTTCTTTCGTTGGCCGATGATTGCGTAATTTTTCTCGTCTAAGGTGTAAAAATCATCGGTGATATCACGGAGGCGAACCATCCCTTCACACTTGTTTTCTTGGATTTCTACATACATACCCCATTCCGTAACGCCCGAGACGATTCCGGTGTATTCAACGCCAATTTGATCTTGCAGGAACTCCGCTTGTTTATACTTGATAGATGCTCTTTCGGCTTCCGCTGCTTTCTTTTCCTTCAATGAGGAATGCTCGGCCATTTTCTCATAATGTTCTGCATTGATCTTGTTGCCGCCCTCTAAATAGTATTGCAGCAGACGGTGAACCATAACATCTGGGTACCGGCGGATAGGAGAGGTAAAGTGAGTGTAATAATCAAACGCTAAACCATAGTGGGATGTCTTCTTGGTGGTGTAGATCGCTTTTGCCATCGAACGTACGGCAAGGGAGGTAAGCAGGTTCTGTTCCTTCGAACCCTCGATCTTCGTCATTAAGCTGTTTAGCGATTTCGCTGTTTCTTTGTCCGACTTAATAACTAATCGGTGTCCGAAGCGCGATGCAAACTGTGAGAAGTTTGTTAAAGTCTCTGGGTTCGGAACATCATGGAAGCGGTAAACAAATGGAAGTTTGTTTTTACCACGTCCTTGCCTGCCGATAAATTCAGCGACCTTGCGGTTTGCAAGAAGCATGAAGTCCTCGATCAACTTGTGTGCCTCCTTACGTATTTTCGTGTATACCCCAATTGGCTTGCCGTTTTCGTCTAAATGAAATTTCACTTCCTCCGATTCAAAACTGATCGCTCCATTCTTGAACTTGCGGTCGCGAAGGATAAATGCGATCTCATTCAGTTTTAAAATGGCAGGTGCCAACGAATCCTCTTTACCTTCGATGATTTCCTGTGCTTCCTCGTAACTGAAGCGGCGGTCCGAGTGGATTACCGTTCTTCCAAACCATTGGTTGATTACGTTAGCTTTGTCGTCAAGCTCAAAAACGGCCGAGAAACAAAGTTTGTCTTCGTTAGGCCTAAGTGAACATAGGTTGTTAGAAAGTCGCTCAGGGAGCATCGGAATAACTCTGTCAACCAAATAAACCGACGTTCCTCTTTCGAACGCTTCCTTGTCTAATGCGGTGTCCGGAATAACGTAGTGTGATACGTCAGCAATATGAACACCGATTTCGTAATTTCCATTCTCTAGTACTTGGTAAGAGATGGCGTCGTCAAAATCTTTTGCGTCCGCCGGGTCGATGGTGAAGGTTGTGATATTTCGGAAATCTTTGCGTTTTGCGATTTCCTCGGGGGTGATAGCTTCAGGGATGGCGTTCGCTTCTTTTTCAACTTCCTTCGGGAATTCCAACGGGAAACCGAAGTCCGCCAAAATCGCATTCATCTCTGTGTTATTTTCTCCTTTTTTGCCGAGTACATGTTTCACACGGCCAATTGGATTCTTAGCATTCTTTGGCCATTCGACAATCGATACTAAAACTTTCTCACCGTCCTTCGCTCCATTCAAATTGTCGAGCGGGATGAAGATGTCGTGCAACATTTTCCTGTCATCTGGCAGGAAGAATGCATAGCTGTTGGACATGTCAATTGTTCCGGTGAAGTCGGTCTTCGCGCGTTCTAAGATTTCGACAACTTCGCCCTCGCGCTTCCGTCCTTTCTTGCGTTCATAAACATGGACTTTCACACGGTCACCATGTAACGCTTGGCGGAGTTTTCGAGGCGCAACATAGATGTCATTTTCCAGCTCATCTTCTGGTACAATATAAGCCGATCCATCGGCCGTCATATCGACCTTTCCTGTGATATATACATTGAGTTGTCGAAGCTTGAATTTGCCTCGCTCGGGTTGTTCAAACTGACCTGATCGAGTGCCATCATTCAGTATGTCGGCGATAGCAACTTTGGCGTCCGTATCTTTAACATTTAGTTTGGCGGCGACCTGTTTATAGTTGAGTGCTGTGTTTCCTGATTTTTCAAAAACGTCTACGATCAGTTGGGTTAAAACTTCTTTGTAAGGGTTTTCTTTTTTTGATTTCATATGTCTGTGTTGTGTTCCAAAATAAACGGAACGATGTTACTTGTCATAGGGTAGGAGAGGTCCTAAAATTAGTGGGTCATGTAAGGCCACTTGCCCTTCTTGACAATAGAACTAAGGTACGTAAAAACTAGTTCAAATTTCATGCTAGTTTTACGACGGTGGTACACTTCTTTTTCGGTTCGTTTATAATGTAAATTGTAAATTTATTTTAGCAAACCTATTTATCTGAATTATTGTATCTTATCATATTTTTGCTAAAATTAAATTAACGGCATAAATTATATAAATGATTGATTTATAGGTTTTTGTTAAATTTTGATGAGAATAGGCCTCTTTCTAACGCGATTTGCTAAAATTAAAATATGAATGTATTTGTTTTTGTTCGCAACTGTAACTATCTATAAAGTAAAGAAATATAATTTTCAAAGCTAAATATTAGCAAATGATTTTTAGAGGGTGTTTAGCGCGTATTTTGGCTCGACGTTGAGGCGATAGAGGTTTGCCCTCTGATATAGATCAATGGGTGGAAATTACGAAAAAAAGTCGAGTTTCCTGTTTATTTTTCTTTGCACTGCTCGCACAAACCTACAGCATTTACCGCGATCGAGTGCAAGGTGAATCCTTGAGGAAGATTAATTTTCGGGGCGTTCGTTTCGTCTAAACAGAACACCGAATTACATGCGGAACAAATGAAATGAACATGCTGATCATGGTGATGATGCTCGGTGCATTTCGTAGAACAGAGCGCATAAGTTGCTGTACCGTTCAGGTCGAAAACTTTGTGTAGAATACCTTTTTCTTCGAAGCTCGCAAGTATCCGATAGAGGGTAACTCGATCGATCTCAGTGCCCAATATTTTTTCCAATTCGGGTTGGGAAATTGCTGAAGTTTTAGTAGAAATAGTGTCCAAAACACGAAGCCTCGGCTGGGTAATTTTTAATTTATTTGCCTTTAGAATTTGAGCGAATTCTTCCTGTTGATGATCTAAATTTTCCGAGTCCATGTCCACTTTCATAAAGTTAAATTTACGAAATATTTATGTGAATAAAAAAGCCTCCTAACTTGCGGTCGGAGGCTTCAATATTTACTTATAAAGCTTGCTTATTTGCCAGCAGCTTTTGCGTGGTCAGCTAAGAATGTTGCTAATCCGCTGTCCGTCAATGGGTGTTTCAAAAGGGCTGTGATTGCAGATAAAGGACCTGTCATTACGTCAGCTCCAATCTTCGCGCAACCTAAAATATGAGCACTATGACGTACTGATGCTGCTAAGATTTGAGTCTGGAAACCGTAGTTATCATAGATCTCACGGATCTCTTCGATTAGGCCTAGACCATCTACAGAGATATCATCTAAACGACCGATAAACGGAGATACGTAAGTTGCACCTGCTTTTGCAGCTAACAAAGCTTGGCCAGCAGAAAATACCAACGTACAGTTTGTTTTAATTCCTTTTTTACTAAAGTATTTGATCGCTTTTACGCCATCTTTAATCATCGGAACCTTTACAACGATCTTGTTATCCAATGCCGCTAAAGCTTCTCCTTCTTTAATCATACCTTCGTAATCCGTAGAAATTACCTCCGCACTCACGTCGCCATCAACGATTGCACAAATCGCTTTATAATGATTAATTACGTTTTCTTCGCCAGAAATACCTTCTTTAGCCATTAAGGAAGGGTTTGTTGTTACACCGTCTAAAACGCCTAAATCTTGCGCTTCTTTGATTTGCTCTAAATTAGCGGTATCAATAAAAAATTTCATGTTGTAAAGTGTTGAATGATTGTGTTTATTCTTGTCCTAAAATAAGCTAATCGCTTTGTTGCCACAAAGGTAGCTATATTGTTTCAGATTGAAAAGATGAACATACACTAATTGACGCTTATCATTCATCTGTTCGACCAATTGTTTTAGACTGGAAAGAAAGTTTGTCTTAAATCAGAAAAGGACGAATGTGAGTATTAGCGCGTTCGAGTCTAAGTACTAAGTACTAAGTACTAAATACTAGCGATTAGTTTTCGTATGCTATATAAAAACACTACATTTATCGTATTAGGGCAAACTCTTTAGGTTGCTTTGGGTTACATTATATAGGCGACCCGATATTCATGCAGTTATTTAGATCATTAGCATATCCGAACTTTAGACTTCACGTCATTGGTCAAGCGATCTCGCTTTTAGGGACCTGGATGCAACGCATCGCCATTAGTTGGTTGGTCTACCAATTAACGGGCTCTGTTTTCTGGTTAGGGTTCGTCTCTTTTATCTCCTTATTACCTTCTTTAGTGCTCTCACCATTTATCGGAGCCTTCGTCGATCGACATAAGAAATACAGATTAGTATTCATTACACAGATAGGCTTGATGATACAAGCTGGATTGCTGGCCTTATTGGTTTATTTGAAACTCGAATCGGTACTTTATCTGTCAATTTTAGGATTTATTCAAGGCGTGATCAATGCTTTTGATGTATTGGGACGACAATCCTTGCTCGTTTCCCTGGTCGACGATAGGAAGGACTTGCCGAATGCAATTGCATTGAATTCTTCAATATTTAACGCCGCCCGCATGGTAGGGCCTGCAATTGGTGGCGTTTTGTTATCCACGTACGGAGAATTGGCCTGTTTTACGTTGAATTTCATCAGTTTTATTCCTGTTATCATCTGTTTGATGCTGATGAACGTGCAGGAAAAGGTCATCATAATTCCTAATGAAAGTGCTTTTGAAGGGCTTAAGCATGGCTTTGAATACCTGAAGCGTTCGCCACACATTATGTCCCTCATCATCATTTTAACTTTTTCAAGTCTGTTAGTCATCCCTTATACTTCCTTATTACCTGCCGTTGCTCGGGAGCTATTTAATGGCGATGAACGTACTTTTTCTTGGTTTGAGAGTGCTGCAGGATTAGGAGCGATGATCGGGGCAATTAATATGGCACGCTTAAAATCTGGCGATAATCTTCGATACAGGGTTCTTTTCTCCGCTTTAGCGATGGGGATTTCCTTAGCTTTACTGGCATATGCGCAGTATCTACCGGCAGCATTGTTCTTCACCATGGGCGTTTCTTTTGCTATGATGATGCAGAACTCGTCGATTAATACCTATATTCAGACCCACGCAATGCCTGCCTATCGTGCTCGGGCGATGTCCTATTATGTGATGGCTTTCCAGGGAATATTCCCTATTGGTAGTTTATTAACAGGAGCAATAGCAGAGATTGTCGGCATAAAAAACACCCTCTACATTATGGGTGCATGCGGGGTGCTGATATCTGTTGGTTTCTATATTTACCTAAGACTTCATATTCAACGACGCTTGTTTAAAGCTAATTTCCGTTG from Sphingobacterium sp. BN32 harbors:
- the rnr gene encoding ribonuclease R; this encodes MKSKKENPYKEVLTQLIVDVFEKSGNTALNYKQVAAKLNVKDTDAKVAIADILNDGTRSGQFEQPERGKFKLRQLNVYITGKVDMTADGSAYIVPEDELENDIYVAPRKLRQALHGDRVKVHVYERKKGRKREGEVVEILERAKTDFTGTIDMSNSYAFFLPDDRKMLHDIFIPLDNLNGAKDGEKVLVSIVEWPKNAKNPIGRVKHVLGKKGENNTEMNAILADFGFPLEFPKEVEKEANAIPEAITPEEIAKRKDFRNITTFTIDPADAKDFDDAISYQVLENGNYEIGVHIADVSHYVIPDTALDKEAFERGTSVYLVDRVIPMLPERLSNNLCSLRPNEDKLCFSAVFELDDKANVINQWFGRTVIHSDRRFSYEEAQEIIEGKEDSLAPAILKLNEIAFILRDRKFKNGAISFESEEVKFHLDENGKPIGVYTKIRKEAHKLIEDFMLLANRKVAEFIGRQGRGKNKLPFVYRFHDVPNPETLTNFSQFASRFGHRLVIKSDKETAKSLNSLMTKIEGSKEQNLLTSLAVRSMAKAIYTTKKTSHYGLAFDYYTHFTSPIRRYPDVMVHRLLQYYLEGGNKINAEHYEKMAEHSSLKEKKAAEAERASIKYKQAEFLQDQIGVEYTGIVSGVTEWGMYVEIQENKCEGMVRLRDITDDFYTLDEKNYAIIGQRKKKVYQLGDEVQIKVKKVDLEKRQIDFTLIS
- a CDS encoding MFS transporter gives rise to the protein MQLFRSLAYPNFRLHVIGQAISLLGTWMQRIAISWLVYQLTGSVFWLGFVSFISLLPSLVLSPFIGAFVDRHKKYRLVFITQIGLMIQAGLLALLVYLKLESVLYLSILGFIQGVINAFDVLGRQSLLVSLVDDRKDLPNAIALNSSIFNAARMVGPAIGGVLLSTYGELACFTLNFISFIPVIICLMLMNVQEKVIIIPNESAFEGLKHGFEYLKRSPHIMSLIIILTFSSLLVIPYTSLLPAVARELFNGDERTFSWFESAAGLGAMIGAINMARLKSGDNLRYRVLFSALAMGISLALLAYAQYLPAALFFTMGVSFAMMMQNSSINTYIQTHAMPAYRARAMSYYVMAFQGIFPIGSLLTGAIAEIVGIKNTLYIMGACGVLISVGFYIYLRLHIQRRLFKANFR
- a CDS encoding Fur family transcriptional regulator — its product is MKVDMDSENLDHQQEEFAQILKANKLKITQPRLRVLDTISTKTSAISQPELEKILGTEIDRVTLYRILASFEEKGILHKVFDLNGTATYALCSTKCTEHHHHDQHVHFICSACNSVFCLDETNAPKINLPQGFTLHSIAVNAVGLCEQCKEK
- the fsa gene encoding fructose-6-phosphate aldolase, translated to MKFFIDTANLEQIKEAQDLGVLDGVTTNPSLMAKEGISGEENVINHYKAICAIVDGDVSAEVISTDYEGMIKEGEALAALDNKIVVKVPMIKDGVKAIKYFSKKGIKTNCTLVFSAGQALLAAKAGATYVSPFIGRLDDISVDGLGLIEEIREIYDNYGFQTQILAASVRHSAHILGCAKIGADVMTGPLSAITALLKHPLTDSGLATFLADHAKAAGK